A single Cyprinus carpio isolate SPL01 chromosome A6, ASM1834038v1, whole genome shotgun sequence DNA region contains:
- the LOC109091685 gene encoding cysteine and glycine-rich protein 1-like: MPLGGGNKCGCCKKTVYFAEEVQCEGQSFHKSCFLCMVCRKNLDSTTVAVHQDEIYCKSCYGKKYGPKGYGFGGGAGTLSMDTGEALGIKPAGQTSHRLTNNPNPSKFAQKLGGSDVCPRCGNAVYAAEKVVGGGNSWHKSCFRCAKCGKSLESTTLADKDGEIYCKGCYAKSFGPKGFGFGQGAGALAHAQ; encoded by the exons ATGCCGCTGGGAGGAGGAAACAAGTGTGGCTGCTGTAAGAAGACGGTGTATTTCGCAGAGGAGGTTCAGTGTGAAGGACAAAGCTTCCACAAGTCCTGCTTTCTGTGCA TGGTGTGCAGAAAGAACCTAGACAGCACAACAGTAGCTGTGCATCAGGATGAGATCTACTGCAAGTCCTGCTACGGCAAGAAATACGGCCCAAAGGGCTACGGCTTTGGTGGAGGAGCGGGAACGCTTAGCATGGACACGGGCGAAGCTCTGGGAATCAAACCGGCCGG ACAAACTTCCCATCGTCTGACCAACAACCCCAACCCGTCAAAGTTCGCTCAGAAGCTCGGCGGTTCGGATGTTTGCCCTCGCTGTGGAAACGCCGTGTATGCAGCAGAGAAGGTGGTTGGAGGGGGAAAC TCTTGGCATAAGAGCTGCTTCAGATGCGCAAAGTGTGGAAAGAGTCTGGAGTCCACAACTCTAGCAGATAAAGATGGAGAGATTTACTGTAAAG ggTGCTATGCCAAGAGCTTTGGACCGAAGGGCTTTGGCTTTGGTCAGGGAGCTGGTGCTCTGGCTCACGCTCAGTAg